Proteins encoded together in one Apteryx mantelli isolate bAptMan1 chromosome 31, bAptMan1.hap1, whole genome shotgun sequence window:
- the POLR3C gene encoding DNA-directed RNA polymerase III subunit RPC3: MTQAEIKLCSLLLQEHFGEIVEKIGTYLIRTGTQPLRMIVSDTGLSLDQVKKALCVLIQHNLVTYQLQKRGFVEYEAQCKRVLRILRYPRYIYTAKTLYNDTGELIVEELLLNGKMTMSAVVRKVADRLTETMEDGKTMDYADVSNTFVRLADTHFVQRCPLVPEAAETPEVPPPPAPTLVVNEKDMYAVPKLNLIGKGKRRRSCDEEENREHKAKKQKQDGEGAEPPPDDGIYWQVNIDRFHQHFRDQGIVSAVANRMDQTSSEIVRTMLRMSEVTTSSSAPYTQPLSSNEIFRSLPAGYNIVKQVLDQYLTLLADDPLEFVGKSGDSGGGMYIVNLHKALASLATATLESIVEERFGSRCARIFRLLLRKKHLEQKQVEDFAMIPAKEAKDMLYKMLSENFVSLQEIPKTPDHAPSRTFYLYTVNILSSARMLLHRCYKSVANLIERRQYETKENKRLLEKSQRVEAILASMQATGAEDVQLQEIEEMITAPERQQLENLKRNVNKIDASENQVDETIFVLESFIESTLKKP; this comes from the exons ATGACTCAGGCGGAAATAAAGCTGTGCTCCCTCCTGCTGCAAGAACATTTTGGGGAGATCGTGGAGAAGATAGGCACTTATCTCATCAGGACGGGCACCCAGCCGCTGCGAATGATCGTCAGCGACACGGGGCTGTCACTAGatcag GTTAAGAAAGCGCTTTGCGTCCTCATTCAACACAACCTGGTGACGTACCAGCTGCAGAAGCGAGGCTTTGTGGAGTACGAGGCCCAGTGCAAGCGGGTGCTGAGGATCCTCCGGTACCCACGTTACATCTACACCGCCAAGACCCTCTACAACGACACGGGCGAGCTCATCGTGGAGGAGCTCCTCCTCAACGGCAAAATGACGATGAGTGCGGTGGTGAGGAAGGTCGCGGATAGGCTGACCGAAACGATGGAAG ATGGGAAGACCATGGATTACGCTGACGTCTCGAACACGTTTGTACGCCTGGCGGACACGCACTTCGTGCAGAGATGCCCGCTGGTCCCCGAAGCTGCTGAAACCCCAGAGGTGCCGCCTCCCCCTGCGCCCACGCTGGTGGTCAACGAGAAGGACATGTACGCTGTGCCCAAGCTGAATCTCATCG GGAAAGGAAAGCGGAGACGATCGTGTGACGAGGAGGAGAACCGTGAGCACAAGgctaaaaaacagaagcaagatgGAGAAGGCGCTGAG CCCCCGCCTGACGATGGCATTTACTGGCAAGTCAATATCGACCGGTTCCACCAGCATTTCCGAGACCAGGGAATAGTCAGCGCCGTGGCCAACCGCATGGATCAG ACCAGCAGCGAGATCGTGCGGACGATGCTCCGCATGAGCGAAGTCACCACGTCGTCCAGCGCGCCGTACACGCAGCCGCTCTCTTCCAACGAG ATATTCAGATCTCTTCCAGCCGGATACAACATTGTGAAGCAAGTTTTGGATCAGTATCTCACTCTGTTAGCAGATGACCCA CTCGAGTTCGTGGGTAAATCGGGGGACAGCGGCGGGGGCATGTACATTGTCA ATCTTCACAAGGCTCTTGCGTCTCTGGCAACGGCAACCCTGGAATCCATCGTAGAGGAGAG ATTTGGTTCCCGCTGTGCCAGGATATTTCGCTTGCTTCTGCGGAAGAAGCATTTGGAGCAGAAGCAAGTGGAGGACTTTGCCATGATCCCAGCCAAAGAAGCCAAGGACATGCTGTATAAAATGCTGTCCGAGAACTTCGTGTCCCTGCAG GAGATTCCTAAGACTCCAGACCACGCGCCCTCCCGGACCTTCTACCTCTACACCGTGAACATCCTGTCCTCTGCGCGGATGCTGCTGCACAGGTGTTACAAG agcGTGGCCAACCTCATAGAAAGGCGGCAGTACGAGACCAAGGAGAACAA GCGGCTGCTGGAGAAGTCGCAGCGGGTGGAGGCTATCCTGGCGTCCATGCAGGCCACGGGCGCCGAGGACGTGCAGCTCCAGGAGATCGAGGAGATGATCACGGCCCCCGAGCGCCAGCAGCTGGAGAACCTCAAACGCAATGTCAACAA GATCGACGCCAGCGAGAACCAGGTGGATGAGACCATCTTCGTGCTGGAGTCGTTCATCGAGAGCACCTTGAAGAAGCCCTGA
- the RNF115 gene encoding E3 ubiquitin-protein ligase RNF115 isoform X1, translated as MAEASAAAAAAVSQHRFFCHSCKGEVSPKLPEYTCPRCESGFIEEVTDDSSFLDGSGIDDSPSTQFAELWDHLDHTMFFPDFRPFLSSSSLDQDSRDNERGHQAHADLWGPSRPPRLPMTRRYRSRGSSRPDRSPAIEGIIQQIFAGFFANSAIPGSQHPFSWSGMLHSNPGDYAWGQSGLDAIVTQLLGQLENTGPPPADKEKISSLPTVTVTQEQVDTGLECPVCKEDYTVAEQVRQLPCNHFFHSNCIVPWLELHDTCPVCRKSLNGEDSTRQTQNPEASASNSFSSESQLHDRWTF; from the exons atggcggaggcctcggcggcggcggcggccgccgtgtCCCAGCACCGCTTCTTCTGCCACAGCTGCAAGGGCGAGGTCAGCCCCAAGCTGCCG GAATACACTTGCCCGAGATGTGAATCTGGCTTTATCGAAGAAGTCACAGATGATTCCAG TTTTCTAGATGGCAGCGGCATAGACGACAGCCCATCCACACAGTTTGCAGAG CTTTGGGACCATTTGGACCACACAATGTTCTTTCCTGACTTCAGACCCTTTCTGAGTAGCAGCTCACTGGATCAAGACAGCAGAGACAACGAGAGGGGCCACCAAGCCCACGCCGACCTCTGGGGACCAAGCCGACCCCCGCGATTGCCCATGACGCGGAGGTACAGATCCCGGGGCAGCTCGCGCCCCGACAGGTCTCCTGCTATCGAAGG AATAATACAACAGAtctttgcagggttttttgcGAACTCAGCGATTCCTGGCTCCCAGCACCCTTTTTCCTG GAGTGGGATGCTGCACTCGAATCCTGGGGACTATGCATGGGGACAGAGCGGCCTTGATGCTATTGTCACCCAG CTCTTGGGACAGCTGGAAAACACAGGACCACCTCCAGCCGACAAAGAGAAGATCTCATCTCTCCCAACAGTGACAGTAACTCAGGAACAAGTTG ATACGGGTTTGGAGTGTCCTGTGTGTAAAGAGGACTACACAGTAGCGGAGCAGGTTCGGCAGTTACCGTGCAATCACTTCTTCCACAGCAACTGCATCGTGCCGTGGTTAGAGCTG CATGACACGTGTCCCGTGTGCCGGAAGAGCTTAAATGGCGAGGATTCGACTCGGCAAACACAGAACCCCGAGGCCTCAGCGAGTAACAGCTTTAGCAGTGAAAGCCAACTACACGATCGATGGACTTTCTGA
- the RNF115 gene encoding E3 ubiquitin-protein ligase RNF115 isoform X3 translates to MAEASAAAAAAVSQHRFFCHSCKGEVSPKLPEYTCPRCESGFIEEVTDDSSFLDGSGIDDSPSTQFAELWDHLDHTMFFPDFRPFLSSSSLDQDSRDNERGHQAHADLWGPSRPPRLPMTRRYRSRGSSRPDRSPAIEGIIQQIFAGFFANSAIPGSQHPFSWSGMLHSNPGDYAWGQSGLDAIVTQLLGQLENTGPPPADKEKISSLPTVTVTQEQVAPKILSFTPAVISGVHFFLDPSSQISANPVRQELKAKTFTL, encoded by the exons atggcggaggcctcggcggcggcggcggccgccgtgtCCCAGCACCGCTTCTTCTGCCACAGCTGCAAGGGCGAGGTCAGCCCCAAGCTGCCG GAATACACTTGCCCGAGATGTGAATCTGGCTTTATCGAAGAAGTCACAGATGATTCCAG TTTTCTAGATGGCAGCGGCATAGACGACAGCCCATCCACACAGTTTGCAGAG CTTTGGGACCATTTGGACCACACAATGTTCTTTCCTGACTTCAGACCCTTTCTGAGTAGCAGCTCACTGGATCAAGACAGCAGAGACAACGAGAGGGGCCACCAAGCCCACGCCGACCTCTGGGGACCAAGCCGACCCCCGCGATTGCCCATGACGCGGAGGTACAGATCCCGGGGCAGCTCGCGCCCCGACAGGTCTCCTGCTATCGAAGG AATAATACAACAGAtctttgcagggttttttgcGAACTCAGCGATTCCTGGCTCCCAGCACCCTTTTTCCTG GAGTGGGATGCTGCACTCGAATCCTGGGGACTATGCATGGGGACAGAGCGGCCTTGATGCTATTGTCACCCAG CTCTTGGGACAGCTGGAAAACACAGGACCACCTCCAGCCGACAAAGAGAAGATCTCATCTCTCCCAACAGTGACAGTAACTCAGGAACAAGTTG CTCCAAAGATCCTGAGCTTTACTCCTGCTGTCATCTCTGGTGTTCACTTCTTCTTGGACCCCTCATCTCAGATCTCTGCCAATCCAGTCCGTCAGGAATTGAAAGCAAAAACCTTCACTCTATAG
- the RNF115 gene encoding E3 ubiquitin-protein ligase RNF115 isoform X2, whose translation MQEYTCPRCESGFIEEVTDDSSFLDGSGIDDSPSTQFAELWDHLDHTMFFPDFRPFLSSSSLDQDSRDNERGHQAHADLWGPSRPPRLPMTRRYRSRGSSRPDRSPAIEGIIQQIFAGFFANSAIPGSQHPFSWSGMLHSNPGDYAWGQSGLDAIVTQLLGQLENTGPPPADKEKISSLPTVTVTQEQVDTGLECPVCKEDYTVAEQVRQLPCNHFFHSNCIVPWLELHDTCPVCRKSLNGEDSTRQTQNPEASASNSFSSESQLHDRWTF comes from the exons atgcag GAATACACTTGCCCGAGATGTGAATCTGGCTTTATCGAAGAAGTCACAGATGATTCCAG TTTTCTAGATGGCAGCGGCATAGACGACAGCCCATCCACACAGTTTGCAGAG CTTTGGGACCATTTGGACCACACAATGTTCTTTCCTGACTTCAGACCCTTTCTGAGTAGCAGCTCACTGGATCAAGACAGCAGAGACAACGAGAGGGGCCACCAAGCCCACGCCGACCTCTGGGGACCAAGCCGACCCCCGCGATTGCCCATGACGCGGAGGTACAGATCCCGGGGCAGCTCGCGCCCCGACAGGTCTCCTGCTATCGAAGG AATAATACAACAGAtctttgcagggttttttgcGAACTCAGCGATTCCTGGCTCCCAGCACCCTTTTTCCTG GAGTGGGATGCTGCACTCGAATCCTGGGGACTATGCATGGGGACAGAGCGGCCTTGATGCTATTGTCACCCAG CTCTTGGGACAGCTGGAAAACACAGGACCACCTCCAGCCGACAAAGAGAAGATCTCATCTCTCCCAACAGTGACAGTAACTCAGGAACAAGTTG ATACGGGTTTGGAGTGTCCTGTGTGTAAAGAGGACTACACAGTAGCGGAGCAGGTTCGGCAGTTACCGTGCAATCACTTCTTCCACAGCAACTGCATCGTGCCGTGGTTAGAGCTG CATGACACGTGTCCCGTGTGCCGGAAGAGCTTAAATGGCGAGGATTCGACTCGGCAAACACAGAACCCCGAGGCCTCAGCGAGTAACAGCTTTAGCAGTGAAAGCCAACTACACGATCGATGGACTTTCTGA
- the ITGA10 gene encoding integrin alpha-10, with protein sequence MLGRLLPALLLLPGLCAAFNVDVSSPRLFQGPPEAQFGYKVLQRAAGGRKWLLVGAPWDGPAGDRRGDVYKCLVGPPNSTCTKANLGDAALRRVPLPAKNMHFGMTLLDGRDGGFVACAPLWSQECGTSVFSTGICTRLDGNLRPVETLAPTAQRCSTYMDIVIVLDGSNSIYPWYEVQNFLSNVLSKFFIGPGQIQVGVLQYGELAVHEWTLGQYRTAREVAEAARNISRQEGRETRTAFAIHRACTEAFSPERGGRRDATRLMIVVTDGESHDGDELPDALEECEKRNVTRYAIAVLGHYLRRQQDPEDFIREIKSIASDPDEKYFFNVTDEAALNDIVDALGDRIFSLEGTPGANASSFELEMSQIGFSTHLLEDGILFGMVGAYDWDGAVLKEGRGGRIVPPRKAFEEEFPLELKNHAAYLGYTVSSLRLPGGKRLYVAGAPRFQHKGKVILFELGAAGDVAVAQALVGEQIGSYFGSEVCALDADGDGATDVLLVAAPMYLGAQSKETGRVYVYRVGQRLLAPAGTLHADKKPQDSRFGYALAAVPDLNHDGFNDVVVGAPLEDGHRGAVYVYHGAPGTLLPHYKQRIEAAALSQALSYFGRSLDGQMDLDGDGLVDLAVGAQGAAVVLRSRPIVQVNTSLTVEPSAISVIQKNCQRSGTDAVCLRAKVCFRAGTRARGRWDREIDLRYNVSLEERMLGARAAFDSSARRLLQKQLELSLGRQSCVRFPFHVLDTTDYLRPLSFTVRLGLAESSPGPVLDEKSPTTVRKLIPFFKDCGDDDECVTDLVLQASMDIAGSRQSPHILRKGRRKVVVDVTLENKKENAYNASLRLRFSRNLLFSSLVLQDKSPVKLECTAPAGHGRLCSVGYPVFRSLAKVSFTLEFEFSCSVLLDRAEVRLVASSDSAEAEATLHDNAVQLAAAIRYEPDLFLSSDANLHRYEVHSLGAFPHSPGPEFKTTVKVQNLGCYPVQNLTLRMALPALGYRGAAFLSVTRVIADNATCVLHAPEEPRAAVHPEDLLHVDRLNCSTAGCQALSCELGRLERGGEVSVHVLRAVHDAFFRAARFRSVKIVSTFSLLPPASSLLLLERTAQRRETVLEILQRKRVPVSLWILVGSIVGGLLLLALIIFCLWKLGFFSRKKPPEEEEEEKEEQ encoded by the exons ATGCTCGGGCGCCTGCtccccgcgctcctcctgctcccag GGCTGTGCGCCGCCTTCAACGTGGACGTGAGCAGCCCCCGGCTCTTCCAGGGGCCGCCGGAGGCTCAGTTCGGCTACAAGGTGCTGCagcgggcggccggcgggcgcaAATG GCTGCTGGTGGGAGCCCCCTGGGACGGGCCGGCCGGCGACCGCCGGGGCGACGTCTACAAGTGCCTCGTGGGACCCCCCAATAGCACGTGCACCAAAGCCAACCTCG GCGACGCAGCGCTGCGGCGCGTCCCCCTCCCCGCCAAGAACATGCATTTCGGCATGACCCTGCTGGACGGCCGCGACGGCGGCTTCGTG GCCTGCGCCCCGCTCTGGTCCCAGGAGTGCGGCACCTCCGTCTTCAGCACCGGCATCTGCACGCGGCTGGATGGCAACCTGCGGCCCGTGGAGACCCTGGCGCCCACAGCCCAGC GCTGCTCCACCTACATGGACATCGTCATCGTGCTGGACGGCTCCAACAGCATCTACCCCTGGTACGAGGTGCAGAACTTCCTCAGCAACGTCCTCAGCAAGTTTTTTATCGGGCCCGGCCAGATCCAG GTCGGGGTGCTGCAGTACGGGGAGCTCGCGGTGCACGAGTGGACGCTGGGGCAGTACCGCACGGCGCGGGAGGTGGCCGAGGCGGCCAGGAACATCAGCCGGCAGGAGGGTCGCGAGACCCGCACCGCCTTCGCCATCCACCGAGCCTG CACCGAAGCCTTCAGCCccgagcggggcggccggcgcgaCGCCACCAGGTTGATGATCGTGGTGACGGACGGCGAGTCGCACGACGGCGACGAGCTGCCCGACGCCTTGGAGGAGTGCGAGAAGCGCAACGTCACCCGCTACGCCATCGCG GTCCTGGGCCACTACCTCCGGCGGCAGCAGGACCCCGAGGACTTCATCCGCGAGATCAAGTCCATCGCCAGCGACCCCGACGAGAAGTACTTCTTCAACGTCACCGACGAGGCCGCCCTCAACGACATCGTGGACGCGCTGGGCGACCGCATCTTCAGCCTCGAAG ggacccccggcgccaACGCCAGCTCCTTCGAGCTGGAGATGTCCCAGATCGGCTTCTCCACCCACCtcctggag gACGGGATCCTTTTCGGCATGGTCGGAGCCTACGACTGGGACGGGGCCGTGCTCAAGGAAGGCCGCGGCGGCCGCATCGTCCCTCCCCGGAAAGCCTTCGAGGAGGAGTTCCCGCTGGAGCTGAAGAATCACGCCGCTTATCTGG GCTACACCGTCTCCTCGCTCCGGCTGCCCGGCGGGAAGCGGCTCTACGTGGCCGGGGCCCCTCGCTTCCAGCACAAGGGCAAGGTGATCCTCTTCGAGCTGGGCGCCGCGGGGGACGTGGCGGTGGCCCAGGCGCTGGTGGGCGAGCAG aTCGGCTCCTACTTCGGCAGCGAGGTTTGCGCCCTGGACGCGGACGGCGACGGGGCCACCGACGTGCTGCTCGTGGCCGCCCCCATGTACCTGGGCGCCCAGAGCAAGGAGACCGGCCGGGTTTACGTCTACAGGGTGGGGCAG CGGCTCCTGGCCCCCGCCGGCACCCTGCACGCCGACAAGAAGCCGCAGGACTCCCGCTTCGGCTACGCCCTGGCCGCCGTGCCGGACCTCAACCACGACGGATTCAACGACGTGGTGGTGGGGGCACCGCTGGAGGACGGACACCGCGGCGCCGTGTACGTCTACCACGGTGCCCCGGGCACCCTCCTGCCCCATTACAAGCAG CGCATCGAGGCCGCGGCGCTGAGCCAGGCCCTCAGCTATTTCGGGCGCAGCCTGGACGGACAGATGGACCTGGACGGCGACGGGCTGGTGGACCTGGCCGTGGGGGCGCAGGGGGCGGCCGTGGTCCTGCG CTCCCGCCCGATCGTCCAGGTCAACACGTCGCTGACGGTGGAGCCGTCGGCCATCAGCGTCATCCAGAAGAACTGCCAGCGGAGCGGCACCGACGCCGTCTGCCTCCGCGCCAAGGTCTGCTTCCGGGCTGGGACGCGAGCCCGGGGCCGGTGGGACAGGGAGATCG ATCTCCGGTACAACGTGTCCCTGGAGGAGCGGATGCTGGGCGCCCGGGccgccttcgactcctcggcccGGCGCCTCCTGCAGAAGCAGCTCGAGCTCTCGCTGGGGCGGCAGAGCTGCGTCCGGTTCCCCTTCCACGTCCTG GACACCACGGACTATCTGAGACCCCTCAGCTTCACCGTGAGGTTGGGCCTGGCTGAATCCTCCCCAGGCCCAGTGCTGGATGAGAAGTCCCCCACCACCGTCCGGAAACTG atccccttcttcaaggactgcGGCGACGATGACGAGTGCGTCACGGACCTGGTGCTCCAGGCGAGCATGGACATCGCAGGCTCCAG GCAGAGCCCCCACATCCTCcgcaagggcaggaggaaggtggTGGTGGACGTGACCCTGGAGAACAAGAAGGAGAACGCCTACAACGCCAGCCTGCGGCTCCGCTTCTCCAGGAacctgctcttctccagcctcGTGCTCCAG GACAAGAGCCCGGTGAAGCTGGAGTGCACGGCGCCGGCGGGACACGGCCGCCTCTGCAGCGTCGGCTACCCCGTCTTCCGCTCGCTGGCCAAG GTCTCCTTCACCCTGGAGTTCGAGTTCAGCTGCTCCGTCCTGCTCGACCGAGCCGAGGTCCGGCTCGTGGCCAGCAG CGACAGCGCCGAGGCCGAGGCCACGCTGCACGACAACGCGGTCCAGCTCGCCGCCGCCATCCGCTACGAGCCCGACCTCTTCCTCTCCAG CGACGCCAACCTGCACCGCTACGAGGTGCATTCGCTCGGCGCCTTCCCCCACAGCCCCGGGCCCGAATTCAAGACCACGGTCaag GTGCAGAATTTGGGCTGCTACCCGGTGCAAAACCTCACCCTCCGCATGGCCCTGCCGGCGCTCGGCTACCGCGGCGCCGCCTTCCTCTCCGTCACCCGCGTCATCGCCGACAAC GCGACCTGCGTGCTGCACGCGCCCGAGGAGCCGCGGGCGGCCGTGCACCCCGAGGACCTGCTGCACGTGGACAGGCTG AACTGCAGCACCGCCGGGTGCCAGGCGCTGAGCTGCGAGCTGGGGCGgctggagcgcggcggcgaggtCTCCGTGCACGTCCTCCGCGCCGTCCACGACGCCTTCTTCCGCGCG GCTCGTTTCCGGAGCGTCAAAATCGTCAGCACCTtctccctgctgccccccgcgagcagcttgctgctgctggagcGGACGGCGCAGCGGCGCGAG ACGGTGCTCGAAATCCTGCAGCGCAAGCGGGTCCCCGTCTCGCTGTGGATCCTGGTGGGCAGCATCGtcggggggctgctgctgctggcgctgaTCATCTTCTGCCTGTGGAAG CTGGGCTTCTTCAGCCGCAAGAAGccccccgaggaggaggaggaggagaaggaggagcagtGA